Below is a genomic region from Nocardioides panacis.
TCGAGCCGAGCGCGGCGATGCCGGTGGCGATGCCGACCTGCCGGAACGTCGAGTTCACGCCCGAGGCCATCCCGGCCCGCTCGGGGCGTACGACGCCCACCGCCGTCGAGGCCAGCGGCACGTTGATGAAGCCGATGCCCAGGCCCGCCACGACCAGCCCGGGGATCAGGTGCGTCCAGTCGGAGGTGACGGTGATGCCGCGCATCAGGAACAGCCCGAGCGAGGCGACCAGGAAGCCCGGCCCGATCAGGAACTTGGTCGGGACGTGGCTGGTCAGCCGGCCCGCGATGATCGCCGCCACGAACGACATCCCGGACAGGAACAGGAACCGCACGCCGGCCTCGACCGCGGAGTAGCCGAGCACGTTCTGCACGTAGATGATCAGGTAGGTCAGCAGCGAGAACACCGACGCCGACACCCCGAGCGCGGCGACCAGGCCGCCGACGAACGTCGGCTTGCGGAGCAGCCCGAGGTCGAACATCGGCTTGTCCTGGAGCAGCTGGCTGACCACGAAGGACACCAGCAGCACGCCGCTCGCCACGAAGCTGCCGACCACCAGCGAGTCGCCCCAGCCGTCGACGCCGCCGCGGATCAGCGCGAGCACCAGCAGGCCGAGGCCCGAGCTGAAGGTCACGAAGCCGATCCAGTCCGGCCGGCCGGCGTGCGGGTCGCTGCTCTCCTCGACCTTGGTCAGCGTGACGGCCAGCGCCAGCACGCAGATCGGGATGTTCACCCAGAAGATCCAGTGCCAGGACAGGCCGCTGGTCAGCACGCCGCCGAGCACCGGGCCGACCGCGACCGCGACGCCCGTGGTGGCGCCGAAGTACGCGAACGCCGTACCCCGCTCGCGGCCGTGGAACGCGCCGGACAGCAGCGCGAGCGCGGTGGCGAACATGACCGCGCCGCCGACGCCCTGCGCGGCGCGGGCCAGCGACAGGAACAGCACCGTCGGCGCGAGGCCGCAGAACAGCGACCCGATCGTGAACACCAGCGTGCCGATCGCGAACAGCCGCTTGCGGCCGTAGCGGTCGGCGAGCGAACCCGCGGTCAGCTGCAGCGCGGCGAGCGTCAGCGCGTAGGCGTCGATCACCCACTGCAGGTCCGACAGCGACGCACCCAGGTCGCGCTGGATGTCGGGCAGCGCGACGTTCACGATCGTGATGTCGAGCAGCAGCATGAACACGCCCGTGCACACCGCGACCAGGGTCCACCACTTGCCGGCCATGTCGGTCTCCGTCTGCGTCAATTCGTCAGGGAGCAAATCATCAAGGACTGAATGATTGCCTCGTGTACGGTAACCGGCCATGGAGGAGTCGGCAAGAAGGGCAGCGCTGTCCGACCTCTACTCCCTGCCCGGGCACCTGCTCTGGCGCTCGTCCGCCCGGGTCGGGGCAGAGATCGCGCTGCTGCTCCCGGGGCGCGCGGACCTGCACGCGTACGCCGCCCTGCAGGCCCTCGCCCAGGACGAGCCGCTCTCCCAGCAGAGGCTCGCGAACATGTGCGGCGTCAGCGGCACCACGATGACCTCGGTCGCCGAGGCGCTGCAGCGCGACGGCCTCGCCGAGCGGCTCCGCAACCCGGACGACCGGCGCTCCTACGCCCTCACGCGTACGACGGCCGGGCGGGCCGCCGTGCGCCGCTGGGAACCGGACGTCCGCGGTCTCGAGGCCCGGCTCACCGCGCCGCTCACCGACACCGAGGTGCTCCGGCTGCGCCGGCACCTGTCCTCGCTGGTCGGCGACCAGCTCGACGAGCGCACCCCGCAGGCGCTGCTCGACAGCACCGGGTTCCTGATCACCCGCAGCCACGCCGTGATCCACCGCGAGCTGCTCACCGCCCTCGAGCCGCTCGGCATCGAGCCCCGGCACTTCGGGACGATGCGCGCGCTGCGGGCCGCCGGCCAGGTCACCCAGGGACAGCTCGGCGCCCTGCTCGACGTCAGTCCCGCGTCCGTCGTACAGATCGTGGACCACCTGGAGGACCTCGGCCTCGTCGAGCGGCAGCGCGACCCCGCCGACCGGCGCGCCTACCGGCTGCACCTGCTGCCGCCCTCCGCGGCGGTCCTCGCCGAGGCGTCGGCCGTCGCGGACACCCTCAACGACGACCGGTACGGCGGCCCCCGCACCCGGCCCCGCGTCGAGCTGGTGCGGCTGCTGCAGAAGTTCCTCGCGGCGCCCGTCGACCACTGAGGGCGTCCGATTTCGCCCGTCAGTGACACACACGCTAAACTTCCCGAGTTCCGCGCGCCTGTAGCTCAACGGATAGAGCATCTGACTACGGATCAGAAGGTTAGGGGTTCGAATCCCTTCAGGCGCACCACGCAAAGCCCAGGCCACTCTCGCCAGTGACCTGGGCTCTTGTGCGCTGGGGCGAGTCGAGCGAGAACCTCCGGGCGGACCCGGGACGCGGCCACCCATGAGCTAGCAGCAGCCAGCTCACATCCGCCCCTCCCCGCAGATCCCGCCGACCATGTCGAGAGCCGTGGCTGCCGTGGCAGGTCCCTGCGCGGTCCGGTCGGAACCAGCCCGGAAACGTCCATGCAAACGACGTCCGGTGGACGGATCGAGAGGACGGGCGTCATCGCGAGCTGCTCCGCCGTGATCGAGACCTGAGTCGCGGCACTTGAGACCCTCACCGACGTGCGGCTGGCCGGGGACCGAGATGGAGAGCTTGGCGAGATCATTCGGGACGTACCCCAAAGGTCAGAAGTTCGCCATCTCTGTGACTCGACACTTCCCGGCGGAGGCGGAGGGGGATGCGGATCGACGACTCGACCGCCCGGAGCACGTCAGCGAGCTGCGCCGTAACGCCCACGGGACCGGCATGTGGCCCAACTGTCATTCACGCGCGTACGTCGGCGCACGACTTGTCGTGAGTCATCACGCGTCGAAGTCGACGATGACGCGGTCGGTCACTGGGTGCGCCTGGCACGCGAGGACGTAGCCCGCGCCGAGCTCGTTCCTGTCGAGAGCGGAGCACCGGTCCATTTCCACGGACCCTTCCACGACCTTCACCCGACACGTGGCACACACGCCATCCGAGCAGGAGTACGGCAAGTCAGGCCGCAGTGGCAACGCCGCCGCCAGGATCGTGGCGCCACGAGAGGACAGCTCGAAGTTGAGTTCCTCGTCATCGATGCGTACAGACACGTTGCTCACGACCAAGGGCCGATCTTGGGCGGCGTCGATGTCCTCGGTGTCCGTGGCGCTGAAGTACTCGCGAAGGATCCTCTCCTCCGAGAGCCCACAGTCGAGCAGCGTTGCCGTGACAAAGTCGATCAAGCCGGCGGGCCCGCACATGATCCACTGGTCCACTGGGCCGGCGGCAGAGTCAACTGCCAACCAGGCCTCCAAGCAGGCGCGGTCCAACCTCTCCGGGGGTCCGAGGGCGGTTGCCACCGCGTCATCCCAATAGTGAATGACGGAGAGACGAGGGCCGAACCTCACGCACAAGGCGTCCAGTTCGTCCATGAACATCGTCGACCGTCGACTCCGATTCGCATACAGCAGGGTGAACCGGCTCCGCGGTTCTGCGCCCAGAATGGTTGCCGCCATGGAGAGGATCGGGGTGATCCCGCTCCCGCCGGCCACCGCTACATAGTGCTTGTCGGCGAGCGGATCCAGCTCGGTCGTGAAGCGACCGGTGGGTGTCATCACCCGGAGTTCGTCATCGACGCGGAGCCGGCTGGTGGCGTAAGTCGAGAATCGGCCATCCGCTACGCGGCGGATGGCAATCCGGAGAGCGTCGCTGTCGGCTGGGGAACAGATCGAGTAGGAGCGTCGGATCTCTTGGCCTCCGTCGTCATGCACGATGGCGACATGTTGGCCATGCTTGAACCGGTATGCCTCACGCAAGTGTTCGGGTACGGCGAGCGTGACGACGACGGCGTCGTCAGTCTGAACTTCCACATCGCTGACACGGAGCGTGTGCAACGAAGGGCGGCCGCGCCGATGCGCTTGGAAGGCTGCGACCTGCTCGCGATTGTGGCTCAGAAGCGGCATGGGTTAGTTCTCCTTGTAGGCCATGCAACGGGCCGACCGTGGTCCAAAGGGCAAGGGCCCGAGGACCACGGTCGGCCCGATCACACTTTGGTCAGACGTCGATTCCGGTCAGCCTCTTCGCCATGTACTTCTG
It encodes:
- a CDS encoding MFS transporter; the encoded protein is MTQTETDMAGKWWTLVAVCTGVFMLLLDITIVNVALPDIQRDLGASLSDLQWVIDAYALTLAALQLTAGSLADRYGRKRLFAIGTLVFTIGSLFCGLAPTVLFLSLARAAQGVGGAVMFATALALLSGAFHGRERGTAFAYFGATTGVAVAVGPVLGGVLTSGLSWHWIFWVNIPICVLALAVTLTKVEESSDPHAGRPDWIGFVTFSSGLGLLVLALIRGGVDGWGDSLVVGSFVASGVLLVSFVVSQLLQDKPMFDLGLLRKPTFVGGLVAALGVSASVFSLLTYLIIYVQNVLGYSAVEAGVRFLFLSGMSFVAAIIAGRLTSHVPTKFLIGPGFLVASLGLFLMRGITVTSDWTHLIPGLVVAGLGIGFINVPLASTAVGVVRPERAGMASGVNSTFRQVGIATGIAALGSIFAHQVASGIQDALAGTPAAGRADQVAAAVTNGQIKAVLAQAPDSVRATLAQASTQSFVDALNHITTIAAVIALVAGLLSLLLIRAKDFEGQGAPAGDRERESAPVA
- a CDS encoding MarR family winged helix-turn-helix transcriptional regulator; this encodes MEESARRAALSDLYSLPGHLLWRSSARVGAEIALLLPGRADLHAYAALQALAQDEPLSQQRLANMCGVSGTTMTSVAEALQRDGLAERLRNPDDRRSYALTRTTAGRAAVRRWEPDVRGLEARLTAPLTDTEVLRLRRHLSSLVGDQLDERTPQALLDSTGFLITRSHAVIHRELLTALEPLGIEPRHFGTMRALRAAGQVTQGQLGALLDVSPASVVQIVDHLEDLGLVERQRDPADRRAYRLHLLPPSAAVLAEASAVADTLNDDRYGGPRTRPRVELVRLLQKFLAAPVDH
- a CDS encoding 2Fe-2S iron-sulfur cluster-binding protein encodes the protein MPLLSHNREQVAAFQAHRRGRPSLHTLRVSDVEVQTDDAVVVTLAVPEHLREAYRFKHGQHVAIVHDDGGQEIRRSYSICSPADSDALRIAIRRVADGRFSTYATSRLRVDDELRVMTPTGRFTTELDPLADKHYVAVAGGSGITPILSMAATILGAEPRSRFTLLYANRSRRSTMFMDELDALCVRFGPRLSVIHYWDDAVATALGPPERLDRACLEAWLAVDSAAGPVDQWIMCGPAGLIDFVTATLLDCGLSEERILREYFSATDTEDIDAAQDRPLVVSNVSVRIDDEELNFELSSRGATILAAALPLRPDLPYSCSDGVCATCRVKVVEGSVEMDRCSALDRNELGAGYVLACQAHPVTDRVIVDFDA